In one window of Posidoniimonas corsicana DNA:
- the rplJ gene encoding 50S ribosomal protein L10, whose product MSKYVKQLMTDELKSRWEGVSDALLVDVSKLEANDTVVLRRRLREKSISLMVVKNSLARRASEGTSLAPAFEGAEGTMAVVWGGEDIVSLAKEITAVNEDKAFEDFETRGGVMEGAKLSADEVKAVSKWPSRTEQLSMLMGQILGPGMTLNAQLLGPGASLGSQIKQKGEGDES is encoded by the coding sequence ATGAGTAAGTACGTCAAGCAACTAATGACCGACGAGCTGAAGAGCCGTTGGGAGGGCGTCAGCGACGCCCTGCTGGTGGATGTCAGCAAGCTCGAGGCGAACGACACCGTGGTGCTCCGCAGGCGTCTGCGTGAGAAGAGCATCAGTTTGATGGTCGTCAAGAACAGCCTGGCCCGTCGGGCCTCCGAAGGCACCTCGCTCGCCCCCGCGTTCGAGGGCGCCGAGGGGACGATGGCGGTGGTCTGGGGCGGCGAGGATATTGTCTCGCTGGCCAAGGAGATCACCGCGGTCAACGAGGACAAGGCCTTCGAGGACTTTGAGACCCGCGGCGGCGTGATGGAAGGCGCCAAGCTGTCGGCCGACGAGGTCAAGGCCGTCAGCAAGTGGCCCAGCCGTACCGAGCAGCTCAGCATGCTGATGGGTCAGATCCTGGGCCCGGGCATGACGCTCAACGCACAGCTGCTCGGCCCGGGCGCCAGCCTCGGCAGCCAGATCAAGCAGAAGGGCGAGGGCGACGAGTCCTAG
- the rpoC gene encoding DNA-directed RNA polymerase subunit beta' — protein MSLLETSNYDRINDYASVKISLARPHDIRSWSFGEVKKPETINYRTYRPEKDGLFCERIFGPEKDWECSCGKYRGMKYKGMICDRCGVKVTHSRVRRKRMGHIELAAPVVHIWFFKAMPSRLGSLLAMKTTSLEKVIYFQDYVVTEPGDTGLKPQQMLSEEEYRQAREQFGDGAFEADMGAEAIRKLLGGLDLVQLSEDLRVELKETGSKQKAKDLINRLKTVESIRDSDNKPEWMVLDVIPVIPPDLRPLVLLDSGNFATSDLNDLYRRIINRNNRLKKLVDLNAPEVIIRNEKRMLQQSVDALFDNNRCKRPVLGSSNRPLKSLTDMIKGKQGRFRENLLGKRVDYSARSVIVVGPKLNLHQCGLPKKIALELYQPFIIRRLKELGHADTIKSAKKMLERKDEEVWDILEEVITNHPVLLNRAPTLHRMGIQAFEPTLVEGNAINLHPLVCKGFNADFDGDQMAVHLPLSIEAQVEAHTLMMSTHNIFSPANGAPIISPSQDVVMGSYYLTMNVPEAPGDDMAFSSYQEVEMAHGMGKVHTHAKIKLRLRPGRCLREEMDDPSKAGRVINTTVGRVFFNEMLPDGMPYYNEPMRSGALSKVISDCYEFLGRARTIQLLDDMNKTGFRHSTLSGLSFATDDLVTPDTKFKILAAAEKKVLQTNKHYQRGVITEGERYAKVLDEWTHAREQITQEMMEALETDYRGNQYVNPIYLMAHSGARGGVEQMRQLGGMRGLMAKPSGKIIETPIKANFREGLTVLEYFSSTHGARKGLADTALKTADSGYLTRKLADVAQNVVVTMDDCGTTQSITKGIIYRGEKVEVGLADSIRGRVSRSNIVNPITDEVIVEENGMITAEIARKIEQLGVEKLQVRSPMTCDAPLGICRKCYGQDMSTGAMVEEGMAVGIIAAQSIGEPGTQLTMRTFHIGGVAQGGVETSDTKARKGGIVKYAKLNAVKNTEGEVIALGRSGEISLVDEKGREIEKYEVPMGAKVMLHEDDVAKAGDVLCEWDPHSIPILAETGGKIRFEDLVEGETMRSEKEASGHTRFVIMEHKGDLHPQVVVEDPADGKILDFYYMPEKAHLEVKEGDIIAPGALIAKTPREAAGTQDITGGLPRVTEIFEARKPKDPAVIAEIDGVVDILQEKKRGKRAIIVRSESGIEHEHLVTHNKHLRVHAGDIVKAGDSLVDGPLVPHDILRVSGEEAVQEYLTREIQNVYRSQRVEINDKHIEIIVSQMLRKVKIESPGDTNLLPGAVVDKYDFRQANEQLDKCLKISDKGDSDYTVDAIVPKDVLEQTNAQIESLGGEIAKGKKPSKATSTTQLLGITKASVQSSSFISAASFQETTKVLTEAALAGKADHLIGLKENVILGHLIPAGTGFRSIQESEVRIRPEALEALAQQTASVLDRSFPLLDSAGDQSNGAAETPAPAPEATPTSLDALLGGSEGSDEENNN, from the coding sequence ATGAGCCTGCTCGAAACTTCCAACTACGACCGCATCAACGACTACGCCTCGGTCAAGATCAGCCTGGCCCGGCCCCACGACATCCGCAGCTGGTCGTTCGGCGAGGTCAAGAAGCCTGAGACCATCAACTACCGGACCTACCGCCCGGAGAAGGACGGCCTGTTCTGCGAGCGGATCTTCGGCCCGGAGAAGGACTGGGAGTGCTCGTGCGGCAAGTACCGCGGCATGAAGTACAAGGGCATGATCTGCGACCGCTGCGGCGTGAAGGTCACGCACAGCCGCGTGCGTCGCAAGCGGATGGGCCACATCGAGCTCGCCGCGCCGGTCGTGCACATCTGGTTCTTCAAGGCCATGCCCAGCCGGCTGGGCAGCCTGCTGGCGATGAAGACCACCAGCCTGGAGAAGGTGATCTACTTCCAGGACTACGTGGTCACCGAGCCCGGCGACACCGGCCTGAAGCCGCAGCAGATGCTGAGCGAGGAGGAGTACCGCCAGGCGCGTGAGCAGTTCGGCGACGGCGCCTTCGAGGCCGACATGGGCGCCGAGGCCATCCGCAAGCTGCTGGGCGGGCTGGACCTGGTGCAGCTCTCCGAGGACCTGCGCGTCGAGCTCAAGGAGACCGGCAGCAAGCAGAAGGCCAAGGACCTGATCAACCGGCTCAAGACCGTCGAGTCGATCCGCGACTCCGACAACAAGCCGGAGTGGATGGTGCTGGACGTGATCCCGGTGATCCCGCCCGACCTGCGCCCGCTGGTCCTCTTGGACAGCGGCAACTTCGCCACCAGCGACCTCAACGACCTGTACCGCCGGATCATCAACCGGAACAACCGCCTCAAGAAGCTGGTCGACCTCAACGCGCCGGAGGTCATCATCCGCAACGAGAAGCGGATGCTGCAGCAGAGCGTCGACGCGCTGTTCGACAACAACCGCTGCAAGCGGCCGGTGCTCGGTTCGTCCAACCGCCCGCTCAAGTCGCTGACCGACATGATCAAGGGCAAGCAGGGCCGGTTCCGCGAGAACCTGCTCGGCAAGCGGGTGGACTACTCGGCTCGCAGCGTGATCGTGGTTGGCCCCAAGCTGAACCTGCACCAGTGCGGCCTGCCCAAGAAGATCGCCCTGGAGCTGTACCAGCCGTTCATCATCCGCCGGCTCAAGGAGCTGGGGCACGCGGACACCATCAAGTCCGCCAAGAAGATGCTGGAGCGGAAGGACGAGGAGGTCTGGGACATCCTCGAAGAGGTGATCACCAACCACCCGGTGCTGCTCAACCGGGCGCCCACGCTGCACCGCATGGGCATTCAGGCGTTCGAGCCGACGCTGGTCGAGGGCAACGCCATCAACCTGCACCCGCTGGTGTGCAAGGGCTTCAACGCCGACTTCGACGGCGACCAGATGGCGGTCCACCTGCCGCTGTCGATCGAGGCCCAGGTCGAGGCCCACACGCTGATGATGTCCACGCACAACATCTTCAGCCCGGCCAACGGCGCGCCGATCATCAGCCCGTCGCAGGACGTGGTGATGGGCAGCTACTACCTGACCATGAACGTGCCCGAGGCGCCCGGCGACGACATGGCCTTCTCGTCCTACCAGGAGGTCGAGATGGCGCACGGCATGGGCAAGGTGCACACGCACGCCAAGATCAAGCTGCGTCTGCGGCCGGGCCGCTGCCTGCGTGAGGAGATGGACGACCCCTCCAAGGCGGGCCGCGTCATCAACACCACCGTGGGCCGCGTGTTCTTCAACGAGATGCTGCCCGACGGCATGCCGTACTACAACGAGCCAATGCGTTCGGGCGCGTTGTCCAAGGTGATCAGCGACTGCTACGAGTTCCTCGGCCGGGCTCGCACGATCCAGCTGCTGGACGACATGAACAAGACCGGCTTCCGGCACTCGACGCTGAGCGGCCTGTCGTTCGCCACCGACGACCTCGTCACGCCGGACACCAAGTTCAAGATCCTGGCGGCGGCCGAGAAAAAGGTGCTGCAGACCAACAAGCACTACCAGCGCGGCGTCATCACCGAGGGCGAGCGCTACGCGAAGGTCCTCGACGAGTGGACCCACGCCCGCGAGCAGATCACCCAGGAGATGATGGAGGCCCTGGAGACCGACTACCGCGGCAACCAGTACGTCAACCCGATCTACCTGATGGCGCACTCCGGCGCCCGAGGCGGCGTCGAGCAGATGCGTCAGCTGGGCGGCATGCGTGGCCTGATGGCCAAGCCTTCCGGCAAGATCATCGAGACGCCGATCAAGGCCAACTTCCGTGAGGGCCTGACCGTGCTGGAGTACTTCTCCAGCACCCACGGCGCCCGTAAGGGTCTGGCCGACACCGCGCTCAAGACGGCCGACTCCGGTTACCTGACGCGTAAGCTTGCGGACGTCGCGCAGAACGTGGTTGTGACGATGGACGACTGCGGCACCACCCAGAGCATCACCAAGGGCATCATCTACCGCGGCGAGAAGGTGGAGGTTGGCCTGGCCGACAGCATCCGCGGCCGCGTCAGCCGTTCGAACATCGTCAACCCGATCACCGACGAGGTGATCGTGGAAGAGAACGGCATGATCACCGCCGAGATCGCCCGCAAGATCGAGCAGCTCGGCGTCGAGAAGCTTCAGGTCCGCAGCCCGATGACGTGCGACGCGCCGCTTGGCATCTGCCGCAAGTGCTACGGCCAGGACATGTCCACCGGCGCCATGGTGGAAGAGGGCATGGCGGTCGGCATCATCGCCGCCCAGTCGATCGGCGAGCCCGGCACGCAGCTCACCATGCGTACCTTCCACATCGGCGGCGTGGCCCAGGGCGGGGTCGAGACCTCCGACACCAAGGCTCGCAAGGGCGGCATCGTCAAGTACGCCAAGCTCAACGCCGTGAAGAACACCGAGGGCGAGGTCATCGCCCTGGGACGCAGCGGCGAGATCTCGCTGGTGGACGAGAAGGGCCGGGAGATCGAGAAGTACGAGGTGCCGATGGGCGCCAAGGTCATGCTCCACGAGGACGACGTGGCTAAGGCCGGCGACGTGCTCTGCGAGTGGGACCCGCACTCCATCCCCATCCTCGCCGAGACCGGCGGCAAGATCCGCTTCGAGGACCTCGTCGAGGGCGAGACCATGCGGAGCGAGAAGGAGGCCTCCGGCCACACCCGCTTCGTGATCATGGAGCACAAGGGCGACCTGCACCCGCAGGTGGTGGTCGAGGACCCGGCCGACGGCAAGATCCTGGACTTCTACTACATGCCTGAGAAGGCCCACCTGGAGGTCAAGGAAGGCGACATCATCGCCCCCGGCGCCCTGATCGCCAAGACGCCCCGCGAGGCGGCGGGCACCCAGGACATCACCGGTGGTCTGCCCCGCGTCACGGAGATCTTCGAGGCCCGCAAGCCGAAGGACCCGGCGGTCATCGCCGAGATCGACGGCGTCGTGGACATCCTGCAGGAGAAGAAACGCGGCAAGCGGGCGATCATCGTCCGCAGCGAGAGCGGTATCGAGCACGAGCACCTCGTGACCCACAACAAGCACCTCCGGGTGCACGCGGGCGACATCGTCAAGGCGGGCGACTCGCTCGTCGACGGGCCGCTGGTGCCGCACGACATCCTGCGTGTGTCGGGCGAGGAGGCGGTGCAGGAGTACCTGACCCGCGAGATCCAGAACGTCTACCGCAGCCAGCGCGTCGAGATCAACGACAAGCACATCGAGATCATCGTCAGCCAGATGCTCCGCAAGGTGAAGATCGAGTCGCCGGGCGACACCAACCTGCTGCCGGGCGCCGTGGTGGACAAGTACGACTTCCGCCAGGCCAACGAGCAGCTCGACAAGTGCCTGAAGATCTCCGACAAGGGCGACAGCGACTACACCGTTGACGCCATCGTCCCCAAGGACGTGCTAGAGCAGACCAACGCCCAGATCGAGTCGCTGGGCGGCGAGATCGCCAAGGGCAAGAAGCCGAGCAAGGCGACCTCCACCACCCAGCTGCTGGGCATCACCAAGGCGTCGGTTCAGAGCTCCAGCTTCATCTCGGCGGCCAGCTTCCAGGAGACCACCAAGGTGCTCACCGAGGCGGCCCTGGCCGGCAAGGCGGACCACCTGATCGGCCTCAAGGAGAACGTGATCCTGGGCCACCTGATCCCGGCCGGCACCGGTTTCCGGTCCATCCAGGAGTCGGAGGTCCGGATCCGCCCCGAGGCGCTCGAGGCCCTGGCCCAGCAGACCGCCAGCGTGCTGGACCGCTCGTTCCCGCTGCTGGACTCCGCCGGCGACCAGTCCAACGGCGCCGCCGAGACCCCGGCGCCCGCCCCCGAGGCCACGCCCACCAGCCTGGACGCCCTGCTGGGCGGCTCGGAGGGTTCTGACGAGGAAAACAACAACTAA
- the rpoB gene encoding DNA-directed RNA polymerase subunit beta, which translates to MAVTAQRRLDTPEIRHFGSIRESYEIPDLTEIQTASYARFLQYTPGVSQQKRKDEGLEAVLREIFPIESYDKSISLDYVRYELGKPRYEPDECRQLRLTYGRPFRVWLRLNRDEPIEEEVYLGDLPVMMGGGEFIINGAERVVVSQLHRSPGIDFVSEIEAGDRKVYSCRVIPERGSWIEINTTKKDSITVRIDQSGKFSVVTLLRAMGPEFGLDSDIIKAFYDTTKQKIVDGRSAAKIEGKVAVEDIVYPVGSDRAGEIILEACQRITKNTAETICTSGVKSVVVMDPPKTMHLMNAIADDQTSSHEEALLRIYQRLRPGNPPQLEKARTLFHEKFFDTNRYRLGRVGRFRINRKLNLDVPEEEMILRAEDLINSVDYILKLSASDESAYVDDIDHLGNRRLRTIDELAADELRKGFLKLRRTVQERMSLKDAEDMTPRSLVNPKSISAAIEYFFGRGELSQVVDQTNPLSMLTHERRLSALGPGGLNRKRAGFEVRDVHISHYGRICPIETPEGTNIGLISSLAMYASVDDYGFLITPYRQVKNGKLQDEVVWLRADQESDAYVASADSPVENGKITGETIVARYRSDFVLVPVDKIEYIDVAPSQMIGVSAGLIPFLEHDDANRALMGSNMQRQAVPLLVAEPPVVGTGLEVDVARHSGMLVRAGHKGTVTYVDANRIEIGPEVHHLRKFVGLNERTCQNQKPIVKPGDKVEKGQVIADGAATFQGELALGRNVLVAFMSFEGYNFEDAIIISEELVKKDTYTSIHIEEFDVEIRETKLGREEFTRDIPNVSEKMLRNLDESGIVRIGTFVSPGDILVGKVSPKSKTELTPEEKLLHAIFGRAGEDVKNDSLEVPSGVEGIVIDTQKFSRRMSLSEDERKDFERQLKTAEKEGNEAIAAAFSAMVSEIEGVLQKKLLDDDGNSLVHDQDASFVAEKAVAFRLETLDIRSPDRQKAVEKTYKTLWPNVEEAIDARDRKLNSMKRGDELRSGVLQMVKVYIATKRVISVGDKMAGRHGNKGVISKIMPEEDMPFLEDGTPVQIMLNPLGVPSRMNVGQILETHLGWAGSKLGFRARTPVFDGASEEEINECLEAAGLPRSGKARLIDGRSGEPFEQDTTVGYIYMLKLHHLVDDKVHARSTGPYSLITQQPLGGKARFGGQRFGEMEVWALEAYGAAYILQELLTVKSDDVEGRTKIYESMVKGENTLEAGTPASFDVLTNEIRGLGLNMQLEKRRI; encoded by the coding sequence ATGGCTGTCACCGCCCAGCGTCGTCTCGATACCCCGGAAATCCGGCACTTCGGCAGCATCCGCGAGTCCTACGAGATTCCGGACCTGACCGAGATCCAGACCGCCAGCTATGCGCGGTTCCTGCAGTACACGCCCGGTGTGTCGCAGCAGAAGCGCAAGGACGAAGGCCTTGAGGCGGTGCTGCGCGAGATCTTCCCGATCGAGAGCTATGACAAGTCGATCAGCCTCGACTACGTCCGCTACGAGTTGGGCAAGCCGCGCTACGAGCCGGACGAGTGCCGCCAGCTGCGGCTGACGTACGGCCGCCCGTTCCGCGTGTGGCTGCGCCTAAACCGCGACGAGCCGATCGAGGAAGAGGTCTACCTGGGCGACCTGCCCGTGATGATGGGCGGCGGCGAGTTCATCATCAACGGCGCCGAGCGCGTGGTGGTGAGCCAGCTGCACCGCAGCCCCGGCATCGACTTCGTGTCGGAGATCGAGGCCGGCGACCGCAAGGTGTACAGCTGCCGGGTGATCCCGGAGCGTGGCAGCTGGATCGAGATCAACACCACCAAGAAGGACTCGATCACTGTCCGCATCGACCAGAGCGGCAAGTTCAGCGTCGTGACGCTGCTGCGCGCGATGGGGCCGGAGTTCGGTCTGGACTCGGACATCATCAAGGCGTTCTACGACACCACCAAGCAGAAGATCGTTGACGGTCGCAGCGCCGCGAAGATCGAGGGCAAGGTGGCGGTGGAGGATATCGTCTACCCGGTCGGCAGCGACCGCGCCGGCGAGATCATCCTCGAGGCGTGCCAGCGGATCACGAAGAACACCGCCGAGACGATCTGCACGTCCGGCGTGAAGAGCGTCGTGGTGATGGACCCGCCCAAGACGATGCACCTGATGAACGCCATCGCGGACGACCAGACGTCGAGCCACGAGGAGGCGTTGCTCCGCATCTACCAGCGGCTGCGTCCGGGCAACCCGCCGCAGCTGGAGAAGGCGCGCACGCTGTTCCACGAGAAGTTCTTCGACACCAACCGCTACCGGTTGGGCCGCGTGGGACGCTTCCGCATCAACCGCAAGCTGAACCTGGACGTGCCCGAGGAGGAGATGATCCTCCGCGCCGAGGACCTGATCAACTCGGTCGACTACATCCTGAAGCTGTCCGCCAGCGACGAGAGCGCCTACGTCGACGACATCGACCACCTCGGCAACCGGCGTCTGCGGACGATCGACGAGCTGGCCGCCGACGAGCTGCGCAAGGGCTTCCTGAAGCTCCGCCGCACCGTGCAGGAGCGGATGAGCCTGAAGGACGCGGAGGACATGACCCCCCGCAGCCTGGTCAACCCGAAGAGCATCTCGGCGGCGATCGAGTACTTCTTCGGCCGCGGCGAGCTGTCGCAGGTGGTGGACCAGACCAACCCGCTGTCGATGCTCACGCACGAACGGCGTCTGTCGGCGCTCGGCCCGGGCGGCTTGAACCGCAAGCGGGCCGGCTTCGAGGTGCGTGACGTGCACATCAGCCACTACGGCCGCATCTGCCCGATCGAGACCCCGGAAGGCACGAACATCGGCCTGATCTCCAGCCTGGCGATGTACGCCAGCGTGGACGACTACGGCTTCCTGATCACGCCCTACCGCCAGGTCAAGAACGGCAAGCTGCAGGACGAGGTCGTGTGGCTGCGGGCCGACCAGGAGAGCGACGCCTACGTGGCGTCGGCCGACTCGCCGGTGGAGAACGGCAAGATCACCGGCGAGACCATTGTCGCCCGGTACCGCTCGGACTTCGTGCTCGTGCCGGTCGACAAGATCGAGTACATCGACGTCGCGCCGAGCCAGATGATCGGCGTCTCGGCCGGTTTGATCCCGTTCCTCGAGCACGACGACGCCAACCGCGCGCTGATGGGCTCCAACATGCAGCGGCAGGCGGTGCCGCTGCTGGTGGCCGAGCCTCCCGTGGTCGGCACCGGCCTGGAGGTGGACGTCGCGCGGCACTCCGGCATGCTGGTGCGGGCGGGCCACAAGGGCACCGTCACCTACGTGGACGCCAACCGAATCGAGATCGGCCCGGAGGTGCACCACCTGCGGAAGTTCGTCGGCCTCAACGAGCGGACCTGCCAGAACCAGAAGCCGATCGTCAAGCCGGGCGACAAGGTCGAGAAGGGCCAGGTGATCGCCGACGGCGCCGCCACGTTCCAGGGCGAGCTGGCCCTGGGCCGCAACGTGCTGGTCGCGTTCATGTCGTTCGAGGGCTACAACTTCGAGGACGCCATCATCATCAGCGAGGAGCTGGTGAAGAAGGACACCTACACCTCGATCCACATCGAGGAGTTCGACGTCGAGATCCGCGAGACCAAGCTGGGCCGCGAGGAGTTCACCCGCGACATCCCGAATGTCAGCGAGAAGATGCTCCGCAACCTCGACGAGTCGGGCATTGTGCGGATCGGCACGTTCGTCTCGCCCGGCGACATCCTGGTGGGCAAGGTCTCGCCCAAGTCGAAGACCGAGCTGACGCCGGAAGAGAAGCTGCTGCACGCCATCTTCGGACGCGCCGGCGAGGACGTGAAGAACGACTCGCTGGAGGTCCCGTCGGGCGTCGAGGGCATCGTCATCGACACCCAGAAGTTCTCCCGCCGCATGAGCCTGTCGGAGGACGAGCGCAAGGACTTCGAGCGTCAGCTCAAGACCGCCGAGAAGGAGGGCAACGAGGCCATCGCCGCCGCGTTCAGCGCGATGGTGTCCGAGATCGAGGGCGTGCTGCAGAAGAAGCTGCTGGACGACGACGGCAACTCGCTGGTGCACGACCAGGACGCGTCGTTCGTGGCGGAGAAGGCGGTCGCGTTCCGCCTCGAGACGCTCGACATCCGCAGCCCGGACCGCCAGAAGGCCGTCGAGAAGACCTACAAGACCCTCTGGCCGAACGTCGAGGAGGCGATCGACGCCCGCGACCGGAAGCTCAACAGCATGAAGCGGGGCGACGAGCTCCGCAGCGGCGTGCTGCAGATGGTGAAGGTCTACATCGCGACCAAGCGGGTTATTTCGGTCGGCGACAAGATGGCCGGCCGCCACGGTAACAAGGGTGTGATCTCGAAGATCATGCCCGAAGAGGACATGCCGTTCCTGGAGGACGGCACCCCGGTGCAGATCATGCTCAACCCGCTCGGCGTGCCGAGCCGCATGAACGTGGGGCAGATCCTCGAGACCCACCTCGGCTGGGCCGGGTCGAAGCTCGGCTTCCGCGCCCGCACGCCGGTGTTCGACGGCGCCTCGGAGGAGGAGATCAACGAGTGCCTAGAGGCGGCGGGCCTGCCCCGCAGCGGCAAGGCGCGGCTGATCGACGGCCGCTCCGGCGAGCCGTTCGAGCAGGACACCACCGTGGGCTACATCTACATGCTGAAGCTCCACCACCTGGTGGACGACAAGGTGCACGCCCGCAGCACCGGCCCGTACTCGCTCATCACCCAGCAGCCGCTGGGCGGCAAGGCGAGGTTCGGCGGTCAGCGGTTCGGCGAGATGGAAGTGTGGGCGCTCGAGGCGTACGGCGCCGCCTACATCCTGCAGGAGCTCTTGACCGTCAAGAGCGACGACGTCGAGGGCCGCACCAAGATCTACGAGTCGATGGTCAAGGGTGAGAACACCCTCGAGGCCGGCACCCCCGCGAGTTTCGACGTGTTGACGAACGAAATCAGAGGACTTGGTTTGAACATGCAGCTGGAGAAGCGACGGATCTAG
- the rplL gene encoding 50S ribosomal protein L7/L12: protein MSEEAAVLEYSDATKEMGDKIVGLTLKEAKELSDYLKNEHGIEPAAGGGAVVMAGPGDAGPAAAAEEQTEFDVVMESFGDKKIGVIKVVRGITGLGLKEAKDLVEGVPSKVKEGVSKEDAEKFKAELEEAGATVAIK, encoded by the coding sequence ATGAGTGAAGAAGCAGCCGTTTTGGAGTACTCCGACGCCACCAAGGAAATGGGCGACAAGATTGTCGGCCTGACCCTCAAGGAGGCCAAGGAGCTGAGCGACTACCTGAAGAACGAGCACGGCATCGAGCCGGCCGCTGGTGGCGGCGCGGTTGTCATGGCCGGCCCCGGCGACGCTGGTCCCGCCGCGGCTGCCGAAGAGCAGACCGAGTTCGATGTGGTCATGGAGAGCTTCGGCGACAAGAAGATCGGCGTGATCAAGGTCGTCCGTGGCATCACCGGTCTGGGCCTGAAGGAGGCCAAGGACCTGGTCGAGGGCGTCCCGAGCAAGGTCAAGGAAGGCGTTTCGAAGGAAGACGCCGAGAAGTTCAAGGCCGAACTGGAAGAAGCGGGCGCGACCGTGGCGATCAAGTAG
- the rpsL gene encoding 30S ribosomal protein S12 — MPTINQLVRKNRKKKRKFSKSPVLNKCPQKRGVCLQVRTMTPKKPNSALRKITRVRLSNGKEVTVYIPGEGHTLQEHSIVLVRGGRVRDLPGVRYQVVRGALDTLGVSDRKQSRSRYGAKRDGGGVKKK; from the coding sequence ATGCCCACGATCAACCAACTCGTCCGCAAGAACCGCAAGAAGAAGCGGAAGTTCAGCAAGTCACCGGTGCTGAACAAGTGCCCCCAGAAGCGGGGCGTTTGTTTGCAGGTCCGGACCATGACGCCCAAGAAGCCGAACTCTGCCCTGCGGAAGATCACCCGTGTCCGCCTGTCCAACGGCAAGGAAGTCACGGTGTACATCCCGGGCGAGGGCCACACGCTGCAGGAGCACAGCATCGTGCTGGTCCGCGGCGGCCGTGTCCGCGACCTGCCGGGCGTCCGCTACCAGGTGGTCCGCGGCGCGCTGGACACGCTGGGCGTTTCCGACCGCAAGCAGTCCCGCAGCCGCTACGGCGCCAAGCGTGACGGCGGCGGCGTGAAGAAGAAGTAA
- the rpsG gene encoding 30S ribosomal protein S7, whose protein sequence is MARITASRKQLKPDPVHGSILASKFVNCLMVDGKKSTALRVFYDALDVIKERVPDVEPIEVFTQAVENVKPAIEVRSKRVGGAAYQVPMQVNRTRQQSLAIRWLLMAIREKKGRPTHLKLADELVNAYNREGVAMTRRENVHRMADANKAFAHFAW, encoded by the coding sequence ATGGCCCGTATTACCGCAAGTCGCAAGCAGCTTAAGCCGGACCCCGTTCACGGCTCGATCCTCGCCAGCAAGTTCGTCAACTGCCTGATGGTGGACGGCAAGAAGAGCACCGCGCTGCGGGTCTTCTACGACGCGCTGGACGTGATCAAGGAGCGCGTGCCCGACGTCGAGCCGATCGAGGTCTTCACCCAGGCGGTGGAGAACGTGAAGCCGGCCATCGAGGTCCGCTCGAAGCGGGTCGGCGGCGCCGCCTACCAGGTGCCGATGCAGGTCAACCGGACGCGTCAGCAGTCGCTGGCCATCCGCTGGCTGCTGATGGCGATCCGCGAGAAGAAGGGCCGCCCGACGCACCTCAAGCTGGCCGACGAACTGGTCAACGCCTACAACCGCGAGGGCGTGGCCATGACCCGCCGCGAGAACGTCCACCGCATGGCCGACGCCAACAAGGCGTTCGCCCACTTCGCCTGGTAA